The Citrifermentans bemidjiense Bem genome window below encodes:
- a CDS encoding DmsE family decaheme c-type cytochrome, with protein sequence MASARTLRCIKLFILVALVPVISVSCANLKQSHPLLPTRDYEKMIVGRLDAEYVGTSNCVSKCHAHDKISDDFGHSIHGEQIKPETGLPLVNCESCHGPGSLAIAHLSDDTEENSRLKKKCDTSKFLDIMNLPPQAQSLICLKCHSAASIPALAHWRSSVHALNDVSCFDCHKLHQGPQQKVSRDQMSEMCFSCHPQVQAENSLFSHHPLREKKMSCVDCHEVHGSTQERLLKGNSIKETCTRCHMEKQGPFAFEHGDVTENCTNCHTPHGSVNNNLLNASMPFLCLQCHTGHLAMETPGLKSLFNNRCTDCHSQVHGTDTPSQALTGRGTLRQ encoded by the coding sequence ATGGCATCTGCACGCACCCTGCGCTGCATCAAGTTGTTTATCCTCGTGGCGCTCGTCCCTGTCATCTCCGTTTCCTGCGCCAACCTCAAACAGAGCCATCCGCTCCTCCCCACCCGCGACTACGAGAAGATGATCGTAGGGAGGCTCGACGCCGAGTACGTCGGGACCAGCAACTGCGTCTCCAAGTGCCACGCCCACGACAAGATCAGCGACGACTTCGGCCACAGCATCCACGGCGAGCAGATCAAGCCCGAGACCGGGCTTCCCCTGGTCAACTGCGAGTCGTGCCACGGCCCCGGCAGCCTCGCCATCGCGCACCTCTCCGACGACACAGAAGAGAACAGCCGGCTCAAGAAGAAGTGCGACACCTCCAAGTTCCTGGACATCATGAACCTCCCCCCGCAGGCCCAGTCCCTGATCTGCCTGAAATGCCACTCCGCCGCGTCCATCCCGGCCCTCGCCCACTGGCGCTCCAGCGTCCACGCCTTGAACGACGTGAGCTGCTTCGACTGCCACAAACTGCACCAGGGGCCCCAGCAGAAGGTGAGCCGCGACCAGATGTCGGAGATGTGCTTTAGCTGCCATCCGCAGGTGCAGGCGGAGAACTCGCTTTTCTCGCACCATCCGCTGCGGGAGAAGAAGATGTCCTGCGTTGATTGCCACGAGGTGCACGGCTCGACGCAGGAGCGCCTGCTCAAGGGAAACTCCATCAAGGAAACCTGCACCAGGTGCCACATGGAGAAGCAGGGGCCGTTCGCCTTCGAACATGGCGACGTCACCGAGAACTGCACCAATTGCCACACTCCCCACGGATCGGTGAACAACAACCTGCTTAACGCGAGCATGCCGTTTCTCTGCCTGCAGTGCCATACCGGGCACCTGGCCATGGAGACGCCCGGGTTGAAGAGCCTTTTCAACAATCGCTGCACCGACTGTCATTCCCAGGTGCACGGCACCGATACCCCCTCCCAGGCGCTGACTGGCAGGGGCACGCTGCGCCAGTAA
- a CDS encoding metallophosphoesterase family protein, whose protein sequence is MRLLVISDSHGNYAHAFRAHQMAGDVDGIIHLGDGSEDARMLEEVLGVTVHKVAGNCDFDRGLPAELTLELGECRILATHGNRERVKSGLKELIGKGIEAKASVVLYGHTHLPAVEAAQGMLLVNPGPLKEGLAGSFAIVTIHGATASAKLYPI, encoded by the coding sequence ATGAGACTACTTGTTATCTCTGACAGCCACGGCAATTACGCACATGCCTTCAGGGCGCATCAGATGGCCGGCGATGTCGACGGGATAATCCATTTGGGAGACGGCTCCGAGGATGCACGCATGCTGGAAGAAGTGCTGGGAGTGACGGTACACAAGGTGGCGGGCAACTGCGACTTCGACCGCGGTCTCCCGGCGGAGCTCACCTTGGAACTGGGCGAGTGCCGCATCCTGGCGACGCACGGCAACAGGGAGCGGGTGAAAAGCGGGTTGAAGGAGCTGATCGGCAAGGGGATCGAGGCGAAAGCTTCCGTGGTGCTCTACGGCCACACGCACCTACCGGCGGTCGAGGCGGCGCAAGGCATGCTGCTCGTCAACCCCGGTCCGTTAAAAGAAGGGTTAGCGGGAAGCTTCGCCATCGTCACCATTCACGGCGCGACGGCGAGCGCGAAGTTGTACCCTATCTAG
- a CDS encoding ABC transporter substrate-binding protein, with protein sequence MICALVPASDSRAAGKLVAALLTCDLPRYRDAHKAFVKALVLKGYDQSNVEVITQTPNPDLISWSNSIRKFNAIGADVIVAYGTSAALAALRESHDIPIVYADVYGPVETGVAKSMVSSGRNIAGVSSKVPLVTLVKTAMDLKPIRSLGVVCASREEGSQVQLKEARRIAAQAGMVVVEANLASSAGFDAALASLFASRVDCIYVTECTVGSRNFEKIVHRATDLRIPVISQMPGAAHKGATISLEADPVEQGQVAAEYVARILAGKRPGQLPVVTPKRVDLIVNMKAAKSMDLNVPFPVLTAATRVLK encoded by the coding sequence GTGATATGCGCCCTCGTCCCGGCGTCGGACTCCCGCGCGGCCGGAAAACTGGTCGCCGCGCTTCTGACCTGCGATCTGCCGCGCTACCGCGATGCCCACAAGGCCTTCGTGAAGGCGCTTGTGCTCAAGGGGTATGACCAAAGCAACGTCGAAGTCATCACCCAGACCCCCAACCCCGATCTCATCTCCTGGTCCAACAGCATCCGCAAGTTCAACGCCATCGGCGCCGACGTCATCGTCGCTTACGGGACTTCCGCCGCATTGGCCGCGCTGCGCGAGTCGCACGATATCCCGATAGTCTATGCCGACGTCTACGGGCCGGTCGAGACCGGGGTGGCGAAGAGCATGGTATCGAGCGGGCGCAACATCGCCGGGGTCAGTTCCAAGGTCCCCCTGGTCACCCTGGTCAAGACCGCCATGGATCTCAAGCCGATCCGGTCGCTGGGTGTTGTCTGCGCCAGCAGGGAAGAAGGGTCGCAGGTGCAATTGAAAGAGGCCCGCAGGATAGCCGCGCAAGCAGGAATGGTCGTGGTAGAGGCGAACCTCGCTTCCTCGGCGGGGTTCGATGCCGCGCTTGCGTCGCTTTTCGCTTCCCGTGTAGACTGCATCTATGTGACCGAGTGCACCGTGGGCAGCCGCAATTTCGAGAAGATCGTGCACCGCGCCACCGACCTGAGAATCCCGGTGATCTCGCAGATGCCCGGGGCGGCGCACAAGGGGGCGACTATCTCGCTTGAGGCAGACCCGGTCGAGCAGGGGCAAGTGGCCGCCGAGTACGTAGCTCGCATACTGGCGGGAAAGAGGCCCGGGCAGCTCCCGGTAGTGACCCCCAAACGCGTTGACTTGATCGTCAACATGAAAGCAGCCAAGTCCATGGACTTGAACGTCCCCTTCCCGGTGCTCACCGCAGCGACCCGGGTTCTTAAATAG
- a CDS encoding response regulator: MGKILIVDDDAPFIGALTDKIRALYPLLDVVGCTDPLEALTALKEQDIDLLLVDLEMPMLDGTKILNYAVSLGMDKNRIVILSGRDSDYLHEQFPMGTCLAVLNKYEAKQKAVLDMIFSSMHRKAGARD, translated from the coding sequence ATGGGAAAGATTCTTATTGTGGATGACGATGCACCTTTCATTGGGGCATTGACTGACAAGATACGGGCTCTCTATCCACTTCTGGATGTGGTGGGGTGTACCGATCCCTTGGAGGCGCTCACCGCACTCAAGGAACAGGATATCGACCTGCTGCTGGTCGACCTGGAAATGCCGATGCTGGATGGGACCAAGATTCTCAACTACGCGGTCTCTTTAGGAATGGACAAGAACAGGATCGTGATATTGTCGGGGCGTGATTCGGACTACCTGCACGAGCAGTTCCCGATGGGAACCTGTCTCGCTGTATTGAACAAGTATGAGGCCAAGCAAAAGGCGGTACTGGACATGATCTTCAGCTCCATGCATCGAAAGGCAGGGGCTAGGGACTAG
- a CDS encoding MtrB/PioB family outer membrane beta-barrel protein yields MVNKPLDLVSAVISPLILLLLAAGSVCAAEGDIIEVPVADADLLEAPPEPEPQLLVDLNPLPAEYDRQVEVLEQKGGSLGYNWLFKDRNAGRALEYGFSESSRSGGVFYRHMEKDSNLELEGFYLNENDYHGDLILDYRGDYRLHLRTESLYHNLDREILFSPSFQSGSNSGGLATYEPIQLDAGAKYGVSVVQDRADFRYRLHDFPMHLNLGYWRYQREGSVQQIFSDASFEGTVNRVFAQARPVNQQVQEGRLGFDAHLGLVDVIYDFKFRSFEDKLSTPVADYVARPDLAGNPLTLAGAQQHNENPDSRFYSHTIKLHSSMSGGLVTGASYSVEQRENLSKLTDTVGVQHARTYLQNAAGDFVYTPDREYTFSIRYRRQEVEHGNRGAVLSSNLLLPAALSRPPVDTVKDLVIASVSYKPRLNLSLVGEYRGEFLQRKHVSLFPSESSWALPENTNTNTGSLAVHYRPIKGLRTSAHLSYATSDNPSYGESFGERREGKLLANYTRSNVWGLTGHALFRHDKNDEVPHYLVLLNRANPDPVSYTAAPLSFRDKRSENSNIGAWVVPVHRLTLGANYSYLRNKIDQPVFFTGVFVPSQSGAKYVNRAHVYSLNAAYAATEKLDLSLLLQQIESTSIFSPDPAVFTVGIPGSTAGIGELSTSRAVQRTVSARGEYRFNQVLSTSLEYTFRDYEDKKAENSAFNGSAHAIVAVVAAKW; encoded by the coding sequence ATGGTGAACAAGCCTCTTGATCTTGTATCTGCCGTAATCTCGCCTCTTATCTTGCTGCTGCTGGCAGCCGGCAGCGTCTGCGCGGCAGAGGGGGACATAATCGAGGTGCCGGTGGCGGACGCAGACCTTTTGGAGGCGCCCCCCGAGCCGGAGCCGCAGCTGCTGGTGGACCTGAACCCGCTCCCGGCCGAGTACGACCGGCAGGTCGAGGTGCTGGAGCAAAAGGGAGGCTCGCTCGGGTACAACTGGCTTTTCAAGGATCGAAACGCCGGGCGAGCCCTTGAGTACGGCTTCTCGGAATCCAGCCGCAGTGGCGGCGTGTTTTACCGGCACATGGAAAAGGACAGCAACCTCGAGCTGGAAGGGTTCTACCTCAACGAAAACGACTATCACGGCGACCTGATCCTCGACTACCGCGGCGACTACCGCCTGCATCTGAGGACCGAGTCGCTCTACCACAACCTGGACCGCGAAATCCTGTTCTCCCCTTCTTTTCAGTCAGGGTCAAACAGCGGCGGCTTAGCGACCTATGAGCCGATACAGCTCGACGCCGGCGCCAAGTACGGCGTCAGCGTGGTGCAGGACCGGGCCGACTTCCGCTACCGTCTGCACGACTTTCCAATGCACCTGAACCTTGGCTACTGGCGCTACCAGAGGGAGGGGAGCGTGCAGCAGATCTTCTCCGACGCCTCCTTCGAGGGGACGGTGAACCGGGTCTTCGCGCAGGCAAGGCCGGTGAATCAGCAGGTCCAGGAAGGGCGCCTGGGTTTCGACGCCCATCTCGGGCTGGTGGACGTCATCTACGATTTCAAATTCCGCAGCTTCGAGGACAAGCTCTCCACCCCGGTCGCCGACTACGTGGCACGTCCCGATCTGGCCGGAAATCCCCTAACTCTGGCAGGGGCGCAGCAGCACAACGAAAACCCCGACAGCCGTTTTTACTCGCACACGATAAAGCTGCACAGCTCCATGTCCGGCGGGCTGGTAACCGGCGCCTCCTACTCGGTGGAACAGCGCGAGAATCTTTCCAAGCTGACCGACACCGTCGGGGTACAGCACGCCAGGACCTATCTGCAAAACGCCGCCGGCGACTTCGTCTATACGCCCGACCGCGAGTACACCTTTTCCATCAGATACCGGCGCCAGGAGGTGGAGCACGGAAACCGCGGCGCGGTCCTAAGTTCAAACCTGCTTCTTCCCGCAGCGCTGTCGCGCCCTCCCGTCGACACGGTGAAGGATCTCGTCATAGCCTCCGTCTCCTACAAGCCGCGGCTAAACCTCTCGCTGGTGGGTGAGTACCGCGGAGAGTTCCTGCAGAGAAAGCACGTTTCCCTGTTCCCGTCCGAGAGCAGTTGGGCCCTGCCGGAGAATACCAACACCAACACCGGATCGCTCGCGGTCCACTACCGCCCGATCAAGGGGCTGCGCACCAGCGCCCATCTGTCCTACGCCACGAGTGACAATCCTTCCTATGGAGAGTCGTTTGGGGAAAGGCGCGAGGGTAAGCTTCTGGCGAACTACACGCGCAGCAACGTATGGGGATTGACGGGCCACGCCCTCTTCAGGCATGACAAAAACGACGAGGTGCCGCACTACCTGGTGCTGTTGAACCGGGCGAATCCCGACCCGGTCAGCTACACCGCCGCTCCCCTCTCCTTCAGAGACAAGCGCAGCGAGAACTCGAACATAGGGGCATGGGTGGTTCCGGTGCACAGGCTGACCTTGGGGGCGAACTACTCCTACCTGCGCAACAAGATCGATCAGCCGGTGTTCTTTACCGGGGTCTTTGTCCCTAGCCAGTCAGGTGCCAAGTACGTGAACCGGGCCCATGTCTATTCCCTCAACGCTGCGTATGCTGCGACCGAAAAGCTCGACCTCTCGCTTTTGCTGCAGCAAATCGAGTCGACCTCGATCTTCAGCCCCGACCCTGCCGTCTTCACAGTGGGCATACCTGGGAGCACCGCGGGGATCGGCGAGTTGAGCACCTCGCGTGCCGTCCAACGCACCGTTTCGGCGCGGGGGGAGTACCGCTTCAACCAGGTGTTGTCGACCTCGCTTGAGTACACCTTCAGGGATTACGAAGACAAGAAAGCAGAAAACAGCGCCTTCAACGGCTCGGCTCATGCGATAGTAGCCGTGGTCGCGGCCAAGTGGTGA